From Rutidosis leptorrhynchoides isolate AG116_Rl617_1_P2 chromosome 3, CSIRO_AGI_Rlap_v1, whole genome shotgun sequence, a single genomic window includes:
- the LOC139898116 gene encoding receptor-like protein kinase 7, producing the protein MSSEPISGHLRLIPFLLILLHSTLHSSSQSDQRQILYKFKSTLQTSNSQLFTSWNDQIPICNFTGIICNSVNSVTEINLSQQQLTGTVSFESICSINSLQKISLGSNLLYGAITTHLSNCTNLNYLDLGDNSFSGEIPDLSLLSRIEFLNLNLSGFSGRFPWKSLRNMSALGYLSLGDNHFDKNPFPLEILNLKNLYTIYLSNCSIEGELPEQIGNLSLLQSFELADSFMVGKIPIGITKLTKLTRLELYDNEFSGVLPIGLSNLVNLVQFDVSNNSLEGDISELRTLNRLESIQLFENGFSGLIPQEFGEFKFLKQFSVYDNKFVGELPAKIGSWAEFEFIDVSQNFLTGLIPPDMCKMGTMKQLLMLENNFTGGLPESYTGCSSLLRLRLSNNSLSGQVPDGIWSLPKLSMIDLAMNQFEGQVGSNIGESSSLTQLYLSNNRFSGELPKEISNVSSLVEIELVSNKFTGQIPSNIGELKNLINLHLEDNMFSDSIPESLGSCVSLNEINLARNSLSGPIPASLGALPSLNSLTLSNNKLSGVIPMRLSSLRLTIIDLSNNMLTGRVPQSLLWVAYNGSFAGNPGLCADGSKDLRACSSVSHKSENRLQVGVYCFIAGSVLVLLSLLFLLFIKLRKNNGQSPVNRVYSWDVKRFHVLKIREDEVLRLLNEDNIIGKGGSGNVYKVVLECGEQLAVKHMWKPGSADSDSGSWSSSRSSSAILPKGKSRWREYDAEVAALSSLRHMNVVKLYCSISSEDSNLLVYEYMPNGSLWDRLHTYQKIEMDWSVRYEIALGAARGLEYLHHACDRPVIHRDVKSSNILLDEEMKPKIADFGLAKIVQSEKVVDSTHTIAGTYGYIAPEYGYTTNVTEKSDIYSFGVVLMELVTGKKPMEPEFGENKDIVYWVHNEMRSKDDVVALVDPSILKESKEEAVKVLSIAVRCTMKLPALRPSMRMVVKMLEEIEPSSLTDIVIDKTGENGVSHSKS; encoded by the exons ATGTCGTCGGAACCAATCTCCGGTCACCTTCGTCTTATTCCCTTCCTTCTAATTCTCCTCCACTCAACACTCCACTCATCTTCTCAATCAGACCAACGCCAAATTCTGTACAAATTCAAATCCACCCTCCAAACTTCAAACTCACAACTTTTCACCTCATGGAATGATCAAATTCCAATTTGCAACTTCACCGGAATTATTTGTAATTCCGTTAATTCAGTTACAGAAATCAATCTTTCACAACAACAACTCACGGGTACCGTTTCTTTCGAGTCAATTTGCTCCATAAATTCACTCCAAAAAATCTCACTCGGGTCAAATCTTTTGTACGGAGCAATCACAACCCATTTATCAAATTGTACTAATTTGAATTACCTTGATTTGGGTGATAATTCATTTTCCGGTGAAATTCCGGATTTATCGTTATTGTCACGTATCGAGTTTCTAAATTTAAACCTGAGCGGATTTTCTGGGCGATTTCCATGGAAATCGCTCAGAAACATGTCCGCTCTTGGTTATTTAAGTTTAGGAGACAATCATTTTGATAAAAATCCGTTTCCTTTAGAGATATTAAACCTTAAAAATCTATACACGATTTATCTTTCGAATTGTAGCATTGAAGGTGAATTACCAGAACAAATCGGAAACTTGAGCTTGTTACAAAGTTTCGAGCTTGCAGACAGTTTTATGGTGGGTAAAATTCCGATTGGGATCACGAAACTTACAAAACTTACAAGGCTTGAGCTTTATGATAATGAATTTTCAGGTGTTCTTCCAATTGGGTTAAGTAATCTAGTTAATCTTGTTCAATTCGATGTGTCGAATAATAGTCTTGAAGGTGATATATCCGAGTTAAGAACGTTGAATCGGTTAGAATCTATACAGTTGTTTGAAAACGGGTTTTCGGGTTTAATTCCTCAAGAGTTTGGTGAGTTTAAGTTTTTGAAGCAGTTTTCAGTTTATGATAATAAGTTTGTGGGTGAACTACCTGCGAAAATCGGGTCATGGGCCGAGTTTGAATTCATTGATGTATCACAAAACTTTTTAACTGGTTTGATTCCACCTGATATGTGTAAAATGGGGACAATGAAACAACTTTTGATGCTCGAAAACAACTTTACGGGCGGGTTGCCGGAGTCGTATACAGGTTGTTCTTCGTTACTTCGGTTAAGATTGAGTAATAATTCGCTTTCGGGCCAAGTTCCTGATGGGATTTGGAGTTTGCCTAAGTTAAGTATGATTGATCTTGCAATGAATCAGTTTGAGGGTCAAGTGGGTTCAAATATTGGTGAATCAAGCTCATTAACACAGCTTTATTTATCTAACAATCGATTTTCGGGTGAACTACCAAAGGAAATTTCGAACGTTTCATCGTTAGTGGAAATCGAGCTGGTTTCGAATAAGTTTACGGGTCAAATTCCTTCGAATATTGGTGAATTGAAGAACCTAATTAATCTTCACTTAGAAGATAACATGTTTTCGGATTCTATTCCAGAATCTTTAGGCTCTTGTGTTTCGTTAAACGAAATTAATCTCGCTAGGAACTCGTTATCGGGCCCGATTCCAGCAAGTTTAGGGGCTTTACCGAGCTTAAACTCATTAACCCTATCGAACAACAAGTTGTCAGGTGTAATTCCGATGAGGTTATCGTCGTTGAGGTTGACTATTATTGACTTGTCCAACAACATGTTGACTGGGCGGGTCCCACAGTCCCTTTTATGGGTCGCGTACAATGGCAGTTTTGCCGGGAACCCGGGTTTATGTGCCGATGGAAGTAAGGATCTTCGGGCGTGTTCATCGGTTTCTCACAAGTCAGAAAACCGGTTACAAGTTGGCGTGTATTGTTTCATAGCTGGTTCGGTTTTGGTGTTGTTATCGTTGTTATTTTTGCTCTTTATTAAGCTGCGTAAGAACAATGGTCAAAGCCCGGTCAACCGGGTTTATTCGTGGGACGTGAAACGGTTTCATGTTCTTAAGATTAGAGAAGACGAAGTTTTGAGATTACTCAATGAAGATAATATAATCGGAAAAGGCGGTTCCGGCAATGTTTATAAGGTCGTTCTTGAATGCGGCGAACAACTAGCGGTGAAACATATGTGGAAACCGGGGTCCGCGGATTCGGATTCTGGTAGTTGGAGTAGTAGTCGTAGTAGTAGTGCGATTTTACCGAAAGGAAAAAGTCGATGGCGGGAATATGATGCCGAGGTGGCGGCTTTGAGTTCGCTTCGTCATATGAATGTGGTGAAGTTGTATTGTAGTATTAGTAGTGAGGATTCGAATTTGTTGGTGTATGAGTATATGCCGAATGGGAGTTTGTGGGACCGGTTGCATACGTATCAGAAGATCGAGATGGATTGGAGTGTTCGATATGAGATCGCGTTGGGGGCTGCAAGGGGATTGGAGTATTTACATCACGCGTGTGATAGACCGGTGATACATCGAGATGTGAAGTCGAGTAATATTTTGTTGGATGAAGAGATGAAACCGAAAATAGCTGATTTTGGTCTAGCGAAGATTGTGCAAAGTGAAAAGGTCGTGGACTCGACCCATACGATTGCTGGAACCTACGGTTACATCGCTCCTG AATACGGATACACAACTAATGTGACAGAAAAAAGTGATATTTATAGTTTTGGGGTTGTTTTAATGGAACTGGTAACCGGGAAAAAGCCCATGGAACCCGAATTTGGTGAAAATAAGGACATAGTTTATTGGGTTCACAATGAAATGCGAAGTAAAGATGACGTCGTCGCGTTGGTGGACCCGAGCATTTTAAAGGAATCAAAGGAGGAGGCGGTTAAGGTGTTAAGCATTGCAGTCCGCTGCACGATGAAGCTCCCGGCGCTTAGACCCTCAATGAGGATGGTTGTTAAAATGTTGGAAGAGATCGAGCCCAGTTCGCTTACCGATATAGTCATCGATAAAACGGGTGAAAATGGCGTTTCACATAGTAAAAGTTGA